From the genome of Streptomyces sp. NBC_01116, one region includes:
- a CDS encoding phosphatidylinositol-specific phospholipase C domain-containing protein, with protein MTGPRPAPTPEPLSRPSRTSLPSGLSRPSRRGFLAGALAVSATAIVGAAPAVAATREGGRAVRGTQDWMAALPDGTALRRLTIPGTHDSGARFGGPWSECQNTTIAQQLTSGIRFLDVRCRLIDGSFAIHHGASFQNMMFGDVLIACRDFLATRPTETVLMRVKQEHSSASDAAFRAVFDDYLDVRGWRSLFRLDATLPDLGAARGKVVLLADNGGLPGVRYGDQALFDIQDDYMAEPFAKYPKIEAQFRRAAQQPGKFFMNYVSTAALMPPRWNADRLNPQVHSFLERAETAGWTGLGIVPLDYPNQRSGLVESLIRHNPTG; from the coding sequence ATGACCGGCCCCCGCCCCGCGCCCACGCCCGAGCCCCTCTCCCGGCCTTCCCGGACCTCCCTGCCGTCCGGGCTCTCCCGGCCCTCCCGCAGAGGCTTCCTGGCCGGCGCCCTCGCCGTCTCCGCCACCGCGATCGTCGGCGCGGCGCCCGCCGTCGCCGCCACGCGGGAGGGCGGCCGGGCGGTCCGGGGGACGCAGGACTGGATGGCCGCCCTGCCCGACGGCACCGCGCTCCGGCGGCTCACGATCCCCGGCACGCACGACTCGGGCGCCCGGTTCGGCGGCCCCTGGTCGGAGTGCCAGAACACCACGATCGCCCAGCAGTTGACGAGCGGCATCCGCTTCCTCGACGTACGGTGCCGGCTCATCGACGGCTCGTTCGCGATCCACCACGGGGCCTCGTTCCAGAACATGATGTTCGGCGACGTCCTCATCGCCTGCCGGGACTTCCTGGCCACCCGCCCGACCGAGACCGTGCTGATGCGGGTCAAGCAGGAGCACTCCTCCGCGAGCGACGCCGCGTTCCGGGCGGTCTTCGACGACTACCTGGACGTGCGCGGCTGGCGGTCGCTGTTCCGCCTCGACGCCACCCTCCCCGACCTCGGCGCGGCCCGGGGCAAGGTGGTGCTGCTCGCGGACAACGGAGGGCTGCCCGGGGTGCGGTACGGGGACCAGGCGCTCTTCGACATCCAGGACGACTACATGGCGGAGCCGTTCGCCAAGTACCCGAAGATCGAGGCGCAGTTCCGCAGGGCGGCCCAGCAGCCGGGCAAGTTCTTCATGAACTACGTCTCGACCGCCGCCCTGATGCCGCCCCGCTGGAACGCCGACCGCCTCAACCCGCAGGTGCACTCCTTCCTGGAGCGCGCGGAGACCGCCGGGTGGACGGGGCTCGGCATCGTCCCGCTCGACTACCCGAACCAGCGGTCCGGGCTGGTCGAGTCGCTGATCCGGCACAACCCGACGGGCTGA
- a CDS encoding alkene reductase, with protein MSQNLFDRYRLGDLRLPNRVVMAPMSRVRAASGGLATPSMATYYAQRASAGLIVSEGVQPSLVGQSNPGTPGLHTDAQVASWRQVTGAVHANGGRIFAQIMHGGRVSHPDTTGLRPVGPSAVAAVGEVFTPTGPQPVPVPRALETAEVPEHAESYASAARRAVDAGFDGVELHGANGYLISQFLSSNANLRTDRYGGSLANRVRFAVDATAATVDAVGAARTGIRLSPGGTFWGVEERDVPELYALLLRELARLEPAYVHLEATADEDVLVALRRAWPGTLIMNPVLPMGAERAGRADADRWLGLGADLISFGRAFIANPDLVERMRAGLPIAPEDEATYFQGGDTGYVTYPSYQHAG; from the coding sequence GTGAGCCAGAACCTTTTCGACCGTTACCGCCTCGGTGATCTGCGGCTGCCCAACCGGGTGGTGATGGCGCCGATGTCCCGCGTCCGGGCGGCCTCCGGAGGGCTGGCGACACCGTCGATGGCCACCTACTACGCCCAGCGGGCCTCAGCCGGGCTCATCGTGAGCGAGGGCGTGCAGCCGAGCCTGGTCGGGCAGTCCAATCCTGGTACGCCGGGACTGCACACCGACGCACAGGTCGCCTCGTGGCGGCAGGTGACCGGCGCGGTGCACGCCAACGGCGGCCGGATCTTCGCCCAGATCATGCACGGCGGCCGGGTCTCGCACCCGGACACCACCGGGCTGCGGCCGGTCGGGCCCTCCGCCGTCGCCGCGGTCGGCGAGGTGTTCACCCCGACGGGCCCGCAGCCCGTGCCGGTGCCGCGCGCGCTGGAGACGGCCGAGGTGCCCGAGCACGCCGAGTCCTACGCGTCGGCTGCCCGCCGGGCCGTCGACGCCGGGTTCGACGGGGTGGAACTGCACGGCGCCAACGGCTACTTGATCTCCCAGTTCCTCTCCTCGAACGCCAACCTCCGCACCGACCGGTACGGCGGGTCCCTCGCCAACCGGGTGCGGTTCGCCGTGGACGCGACGGCGGCGACCGTCGACGCCGTGGGCGCGGCCAGGACCGGCATCCGGCTCTCGCCCGGCGGGACCTTCTGGGGCGTCGAGGAGCGGGACGTACCCGAGCTCTACGCCCTGCTGCTCCGGGAGTTGGCGCGGCTGGAGCCGGCCTACGTGCACCTGGAGGCGACGGCGGACGAGGACGTGCTGGTCGCCCTGCGCCGTGCGTGGCCCGGCACGCTGATCATGAACCCGGTTCTGCCGATGGGGGCCGAGCGCGCGGGGCGTGCGGACGCGGACCGCTGGCTCGGGCTGGGCGCCGATCTCATCAGCTTCGGCCGGGCCTTCATCGCCAATCCGGACCTGGTCGAGCGGATGCGCGCCGGGCTGCCGATCGCTCCGGAGGACGAGGCGACGTACTTCCAGGGGGGTGACACGGGATACGTCACCTACCCCTCGTACCAGCACGCGGGCTGA